A part of Propioniciclava coleopterorum genomic DNA contains:
- the aroB gene encoding 3-dehydroquinate synthase, with product MTTQWETITVASEHPYDVVVGRGTTALLPGLVEGSAKVALLHPAELADAAAALAGTLDAEVLLLTVPDGERVKTPAFLLACWEALAGAGFTRSDAVVGFGGGATTDLAGFVAATWLRGVRYVSIPTTLLAMVDAAVGGKTGINLDAGKNLVGAFWEPAGVLADLDHLVTLAPDDLRGGLAEMIKHGFIADERTLELFEADPAAMLDPRSDALAEAITRSMRIKAGVVSGDLREATSTGSDVGRELLNYGHTLGHAIERRERYTWRHGYAVAVGLAFAARLSHALGHADAAFVERHLRVLESVGLPTSYAADAYDDLRATMSLDKKSRGASLRFVLLDAVGAPFMATAPDEDVLRATYAELAR from the coding sequence ATGACCACGCAGTGGGAGACCATCACGGTCGCCTCGGAGCATCCCTACGACGTCGTGGTGGGACGCGGCACGACCGCGCTGCTGCCCGGCCTGGTCGAGGGCAGCGCCAAGGTCGCGCTCCTGCACCCGGCCGAGCTCGCCGACGCCGCGGCGGCGCTGGCCGGCACCCTGGACGCCGAGGTGCTGCTGCTCACCGTGCCCGACGGGGAGCGCGTCAAGACGCCCGCCTTCCTGCTGGCGTGCTGGGAGGCGCTGGCGGGCGCCGGGTTCACCCGCTCGGACGCCGTGGTCGGCTTCGGGGGCGGCGCCACCACCGACCTGGCGGGCTTCGTCGCCGCCACCTGGCTGCGCGGCGTGCGATACGTGTCGATCCCGACCACGCTGCTGGCCATGGTGGACGCCGCGGTCGGCGGCAAGACCGGCATCAACCTGGACGCGGGCAAGAACCTCGTCGGCGCCTTCTGGGAGCCCGCCGGGGTGCTGGCGGACCTGGACCACCTCGTCACGCTGGCGCCCGACGACCTGCGCGGCGGCCTGGCCGAGATGATCAAGCACGGCTTCATCGCCGACGAGCGCACCCTGGAACTGTTCGAGGCGGACCCGGCCGCGATGCTCGACCCACGCTCGGACGCGCTCGCCGAGGCGATCACCCGGTCGATGCGGATCAAGGCCGGCGTGGTGAGCGGCGACCTGCGCGAGGCCACCAGCACGGGCTCCGACGTGGGCCGCGAACTGCTCAACTACGGCCACACGCTGGGGCACGCCATCGAGCGCCGCGAGCGCTACACGTGGCGCCACGGCTACGCGGTCGCGGTCGGCCTGGCCTTCGCCGCGCGGCTGTCGCACGCGCTCGGGCACGCCGACGCCGCCTTCGTCGAGCGCCACCTGCGCGTCCTGGAGTCGGTCGGGCTGCCCACCAGCTACGCGGCGGACGCCTACGACGACCTGCGGGCCACCATGAGCCTGGACAAGAAGTCCCGCGGCGCCTCGCTCCGCTTCGTCCTGCTGGACGCCGTGGGCGCGCCCTTCATGGCGACCGCCCCCGACGAGGACGTGCTGCGCGCCACCTACGCCGAACTGGCCCGCTGA